A single genomic interval of Nomascus leucogenys isolate Asia chromosome 3, Asia_NLE_v1, whole genome shotgun sequence harbors:
- the CCNJ gene encoding cyclin-J isoform X3, whose amino-acid sequence MELEGQWWRGQLAADIHQALRYKELKLPSYKGQSPQLSLRRYFADLIAIVSNRFTLCPSARHLAVYLLDLFMDRYDISIQQLHLVALSCLLLASKFEEKEDSVPKLEQLNSLGCMTNMNLVLTKQNLLHMELLLLETFQWNLCLPTAAHFIEYYLSEAVHETDLHDGWPMICLEKTKLYMAKYADYFLEVSLQAAACVASSRIILRLSPTWPTRLHRLTAYSWDFLVQCIERLLIAHDNDVKEANKQRGQAGPQSAQLSVFQTASQPSRPVHFQQPQYLHQTHQTSLQYRHPTSEQPSCQQIVSTTHTSSYTLQTCPAGFQTSVQGLGHMQTGVGMSLAIPVEVKPCLSVSYNRSYQINEHYPCITPCFER is encoded by the exons ATGGAGCTGGAGGGGCAGTGGTGGCGAGGACAGCTGGCCGCCGACATTCACCAAGCGCTTCGCTACAAG GAGCTGAAGTTGCCCTCCTATAAAGGCCAATCCCCTCAATTAAGTCTCAGACGGTATTTTGCTGACTTGATTGCCATTGTGAGCAATCGCTTCACACTCTGCCCTTCTGCCCGCCATCTTGCTGTCTATTTGCTGGACCTGTTTATGGACCGCTATGACATCTCTATCCAGCAGCTGCATTTAGTTGCGCTTTCCTGCCTGCTCCTAGCAA gtaaatttgaagaaaaagaagatagtGTGCCTAAGCTGGAGCAGCTCAACAGCCTGGGTTGTATGACTAATATGAATCTAgtattaacaaaacaaaatttgctACATATGGAACTATTATTATTAGAAACCTTTCAGtggaacctctgccttccaaCAGCCGCCCATTTCATTGAGTATTATCTCTCTGAAGCAGTACATGAAACAGATCTTCATGATGGCTGGCCAATGATTTGCTTGGAAAAGACTAAACTCTACATGGCCAAATATGCAGATTACTTCCTGGAAGTATCTTTGCAAG CTGCTGCATGTGTGGCTTCTTCGAGGATTATACTTCGTCTTTCTCCAACGTGGCCTACAAGACTACATCGTCTTACTGCCTACTCTTGGGATTTCTTAGTGCAGTGTATTGAACGACTATTGAT CGCTCATGATAATGATGtgaaagaagcaaacaaacagaGAGGGCAAGCAGGACCTCAGTCAGCACAACTAAGTGTATTCCAGACAGCCTCTCAGCCATCACGGCCAGTTCACTTTCAGCAACCTCAGTATCTCCATCAGACACATCAGACCTCACTGCAGTATCGCCATCCTACGTCAGAACAACCAAGCTGTCAGCAGATTGTATCGACCACACACACCTCATCTTACACGCTACAGACATGTCCTGCTGGCTTCCAAACTAGTGTTCAGGGCCTTGGGCACATGCAGACTGGTGTTGGGATGTCACTGGCAATACCAGTAGAAGTTAAGCCCTGTCTGAGTGTTTCTTATAACCGGAGTTACCAGATAAATGAACATTACCCTTGTATTACTCCATGTTTTGAAAGGTGA
- the CCNJ gene encoding cyclin-J isoform X2 — MELEGQWWRGQLAADIHQALRYKELKLPSYKGQSPQLSLRRYFADLIAIVSNRFTLCPSARHLAVYLLDLFMDRYDISIQQLHLVALSCLLLASKFEEKEDSVPKLEQLNSLGCMTNMNLVLTKQNLLHMELLLLETFQWNLCLPTAAHFIEYYLSEAVHETDLHDGWPMICLEKTKLYMAKYADYFLEVSLQVAAACVASSRIILRLSPTWPTRLHRLTAYSWDFLVQCIERLLIAHDNDVKEANKQRGQAGPQSAQLSVFQTASQPSRPVHFQQPQYLHQTHQTSLQYRHPTSEQPSCQQIVSTTHTSSYTLQTCPAGFQTSVQGLGHMQTGVGMSLAIPVEVKPCLSVSYNRSYQINEHYPCITPCFER, encoded by the exons ATGGAGCTGGAGGGGCAGTGGTGGCGAGGACAGCTGGCCGCCGACATTCACCAAGCGCTTCGCTACAAG GAGCTGAAGTTGCCCTCCTATAAAGGCCAATCCCCTCAATTAAGTCTCAGACGGTATTTTGCTGACTTGATTGCCATTGTGAGCAATCGCTTCACACTCTGCCCTTCTGCCCGCCATCTTGCTGTCTATTTGCTGGACCTGTTTATGGACCGCTATGACATCTCTATCCAGCAGCTGCATTTAGTTGCGCTTTCCTGCCTGCTCCTAGCAA gtaaatttgaagaaaaagaagatagtGTGCCTAAGCTGGAGCAGCTCAACAGCCTGGGTTGTATGACTAATATGAATCTAgtattaacaaaacaaaatttgctACATATGGAACTATTATTATTAGAAACCTTTCAGtggaacctctgccttccaaCAGCCGCCCATTTCATTGAGTATTATCTCTCTGAAGCAGTACATGAAACAGATCTTCATGATGGCTGGCCAATGATTTGCTTGGAAAAGACTAAACTCTACATGGCCAAATATGCAGATTACTTCCTGGAAGTATCTTTGCAAG TAGCTGCTGCATGTGTGGCTTCTTCGAGGATTATACTTCGTCTTTCTCCAACGTGGCCTACAAGACTACATCGTCTTACTGCCTACTCTTGGGATTTCTTAGTGCAGTGTATTGAACGACTATTGAT CGCTCATGATAATGATGtgaaagaagcaaacaaacagaGAGGGCAAGCAGGACCTCAGTCAGCACAACTAAGTGTATTCCAGACAGCCTCTCAGCCATCACGGCCAGTTCACTTTCAGCAACCTCAGTATCTCCATCAGACACATCAGACCTCACTGCAGTATCGCCATCCTACGTCAGAACAACCAAGCTGTCAGCAGATTGTATCGACCACACACACCTCATCTTACACGCTACAGACATGTCCTGCTGGCTTCCAAACTAGTGTTCAGGGCCTTGGGCACATGCAGACTGGTGTTGGGATGTCACTGGCAATACCAGTAGAAGTTAAGCCCTGTCTGAGTGTTTCTTATAACCGGAGTTACCAGATAAATGAACATTACCCTTGTATTACTCCATGTTTTGAAAGGTGA
- the CCNJ gene encoding cyclin-J isoform X1 translates to MELEGQWWRGQLAADIHQALRYKELKLPSYKGQSPQLSLRRYFADLIAIVSNRFTLCPSARHLAVYLLDLFMDRYDISIQQLHLVALSCLLLASKFEEKEDSVPKLEQLNSLGCMTNMNLVLTKQNLLHMELLLLETFQWNLCLPTAAHFIEYYLSEAVHETDLHDGWPMICLEKTKLYMAKYADYFLEVSLQDYAFLNYAPSLVAAACVASSRIILRLSPTWPTRLHRLTAYSWDFLVQCIERLLIAHDNDVKEANKQRGQAGPQSAQLSVFQTASQPSRPVHFQQPQYLHQTHQTSLQYRHPTSEQPSCQQIVSTTHTSSYTLQTCPAGFQTSVQGLGHMQTGVGMSLAIPVEVKPCLSVSYNRSYQINEHYPCITPCFER, encoded by the exons ATGGAGCTGGAGGGGCAGTGGTGGCGAGGACAGCTGGCCGCCGACATTCACCAAGCGCTTCGCTACAAG GAGCTGAAGTTGCCCTCCTATAAAGGCCAATCCCCTCAATTAAGTCTCAGACGGTATTTTGCTGACTTGATTGCCATTGTGAGCAATCGCTTCACACTCTGCCCTTCTGCCCGCCATCTTGCTGTCTATTTGCTGGACCTGTTTATGGACCGCTATGACATCTCTATCCAGCAGCTGCATTTAGTTGCGCTTTCCTGCCTGCTCCTAGCAA gtaaatttgaagaaaaagaagatagtGTGCCTAAGCTGGAGCAGCTCAACAGCCTGGGTTGTATGACTAATATGAATCTAgtattaacaaaacaaaatttgctACATATGGAACTATTATTATTAGAAACCTTTCAGtggaacctctgccttccaaCAGCCGCCCATTTCATTGAGTATTATCTCTCTGAAGCAGTACATGAAACAGATCTTCATGATGGCTGGCCAATGATTTGCTTGGAAAAGACTAAACTCTACATGGCCAAATATGCAGATTACTTCCTGGAAGTATCTTTGCAAG ATTATGCCTTTCTAAATTATGCACCTTCTTTAGTAGCTGCTGCATGTGTGGCTTCTTCGAGGATTATACTTCGTCTTTCTCCAACGTGGCCTACAAGACTACATCGTCTTACTGCCTACTCTTGGGATTTCTTAGTGCAGTGTATTGAACGACTATTGAT CGCTCATGATAATGATGtgaaagaagcaaacaaacagaGAGGGCAAGCAGGACCTCAGTCAGCACAACTAAGTGTATTCCAGACAGCCTCTCAGCCATCACGGCCAGTTCACTTTCAGCAACCTCAGTATCTCCATCAGACACATCAGACCTCACTGCAGTATCGCCATCCTACGTCAGAACAACCAAGCTGTCAGCAGATTGTATCGACCACACACACCTCATCTTACACGCTACAGACATGTCCTGCTGGCTTCCAAACTAGTGTTCAGGGCCTTGGGCACATGCAGACTGGTGTTGGGATGTCACTGGCAATACCAGTAGAAGTTAAGCCCTGTCTGAGTGTTTCTTATAACCGGAGTTACCAGATAAATGAACATTACCCTTGTATTACTCCATGTTTTGAAAGGTGA